GACGATGTATGGGCCTACCGGTGCCTGCCGCCGCGGGTGAAAGCCTGGAATGGCGAACTGGCGGATGGCATTCCAGATGAGTCGTTCTTGAAATGTCGCCTCGCGTCTGAGGCGGCGGGCAATGGGTATGCGGTGATCGCGGCGTCGTTCCATCGCGGCCCCCCACCCCTGACCCCTCCCCGCCGCAAGCGGGGGGAGGGGAATGGAGCCATTCCCCGCCCACGAGCGCAAGGTCGCCGCGACGGAGCCGTTGAGCGCCTTTTCCCCTCCCCCCGCTTGCGGCGGGGAGGGGTCAGGGATGGGGGGGCGAAACCACGAGGCCCAAGCTGGATGCGGCCTCATCGTCACAGCCACAGGACCTTGCGGCGCAGGTCCTGGTCCTCGCGCAGTTCGCGGGAGGCGCCGGCCCAGGTGACGGAGCCGCGCTCCAGCGCGACGGTCCGGTCGGAGAGCGCCAGGGCGAGATCAAGATGATGGTCGACGAGGATGATCGACACGTCATGGCGCAGCTTGTCGAAGGCTTCGAACAGCTCCTCGGTGATCGCCGGCGAGAGGCCTTCGAAGGGCTCGTCGAGCAGCAGGACCCGGGTATCGCCAACAAGGGCGCGGGCGACCGCGACCATCTGCTGTTCGCCGCCGGAGAGGAAGTCGGCGGGGGTGGTCCAGCGCTCCTTCAGGCGCGGGAAGAAATCCAGCACCCGGTCCTCGTCCCAGTGGCGACCGGCTCCGGTGATCCGCCGCAGCCGGCCGAGCATGAGATTGTCCTTCACCGACATGCCGGCGAACAGGCCACGACCCTGCGGGACATAGCCGATGCCGCGCCGCGCCGCCTGGTCCGGCGCCAGGCCCGAGAGCGTCTCGCCGGCCAACGTGATCGTGCCAGAGGCCGGCTGGGCAATGCCGGTGATGGTCTTGAGGACCGTCGACTTTCCCGCGCCGTTGCGGCCGAGCAGAGCGACGATCTCACCCGAGCGGACGGTGAAGCTGACGTCGTTCAGGATGTGGCTCTTGCCGTAGAAGGTGTTGACCGTATCGAGGGAGAGCAGCGTGTCCTGTGTCGCGGCCGAGGCGCGCTCCTTCGCCGCCACCGCATGGGCGCCCGAGCCGAGATAGACCGCCTGGACCCGCTCGGAAGAGCGCGCCTCCTCGACCGAGCCGTCCACCAGCACCTCGCCATCGTTCATCACCGTGACGTGGTCCGCGAGCTGGAAGACGCGGTCGATGTCGTGCTCGACGAGCAGCACCGGAATGTCGCCGGAGATGGTCTTGATGATGTCGCCGACGCGCTTGCGCTCGGCCGCGGCAAGGCCCGCCAGCGGCTCGTCGAGGAGGAGGATGCGCGGGCGCGTCGCCAGGGCGAGCGCCATGTCGACGAGGCGCTGCCCGCCATAGGACAGCGAGCCGGCCTCGGCCTGCTCGATGCCGGCAAGGCCGAGATAGCGAATGAGGGTCGCCGTCTCGTCCTTGATGCCGGGCAGGGCGGTGGCCTCCGCCCACAGGCCGAAGCGGCCGGAATGCCGGGCCTGGATGGCGAGGCGGACATTCTCCTCGATGGACAGACCGGGAAAGAGGTTGGTGATCTGGAAGGAGCGTCCGACGCCGGCCTGGGTGATGGCCTGCGGCGACAGGCCGCCGACCTCGCGTCCATCGAGCCGGACGGAGCCGCGATCTGGCGGGAACATGCCCGACAGCAGGTTGAAGGCCGTGGTCTTGCCGGCGCCGTTGGGGCCGATCAGCGCGTGGAGGGTGCGGTCGCGCACCGCGAAGGAGACCCCGCGCACCGCCTTGATGCCACCGAAGCTCTTGGCGATGTCGTCGACGGCGAGGACCGGTGCCCCGGCCGCCGTCGCGCCCTCGCGGATGAAGGCCGGCGGCACGGGCCCGACCGCCTCGACCCGCCGCGCCGCCATGGCCGCATCGGTTTCGGGCACCTTGCGGAACGGCGCCATCAGCCGTCCCGCCACGCCCACGAGGCCGGTGGGCGAGAAGATGATGAAGCCGACGAAGAGCAGCCCGAAAAACAGCAGCCAGCTCGCTGTGTAGAGCGAGAGGTACTCGCGGAAGAGCATGAAGAAGAGGGCGCCCAGAGCCGGCCCCATGAAGGAGCGCATGCCGCCGATCACCACCATGGCGAGGAGTTCGCCGGAGAACTGGATGGCGATCGGGTCCGCCGAGGTGAAGCGGTGGTGGAAGGCGGACAGGACGCCCGCAAAGCCGGTGATGGTGGCGGAGAGCGTGAAGGCGATGAGCTTGTAGCGGTCGGTGTCGTAACCGATGAAGCGGGAGCGCACCTCGTTCTCGCGAATGGAGACGAGGACCGTGCCGACAGGCGAGGTGTGGAACCGCTGAAGCAGGAGCACCACAAGGAAGCCGATGAGGGCGACCACCGTGTAGAACACCCAGCCATTGTTGAGATTGGCAAAGCCCCAGTCCGGCCTGACGACACCGCCGAGGCCGTTCTCGCCACCCGTCAGGTCCGTCCAGCGGAAGGAGACGGTGTAGGCGACCGCCGTCATGGCGAGGGTCAGCAGCGAGAAATAGACGCCGCGGCGGCGCAGGATCAGCAGGCCGAGAAGGGCCGAGACGACGCCGACGAACAGGATCGAAAAGCCCATCGGCAGCAGCATCTGGCCGGGAAAGAAATGGCGCTGCGCGAGGACCGCGGCATAGGCGCCGATCCCGAAGAAGGCGCCGTGGCCGAAGGAGACGAGGCCGGTATGGCCGACAAGGATGTTCAGTGCGAGGGCGGCGATGGCGAAGATGACCACGTCGGTCGCCGAGGTCAGGGTCAGCCCGATCGACAGCATGAAGACGGGCAGGACGACGAGCGCCGCGAGGGCTGCGAGAAGGTTGCGCAGGGCCGGGGTCATCGTGTCACTCGAATTTCTGGATGCGCTCGCCGAAGAGGCCGCGCGGCCGCATCAGCAGGACGAGGACCATCAGGAGATAGACCGAGGCCTCGGTGGCAGCGGGATAGAAATGGGCGGCGACACCGCGGGTCATGCCGACGATGGCGGCGGCGGCGACCACGCCCCAGAAGGAGCCGAGGCCGCCGATCACCACCACCACGAAGGCGAAGGTGATGATTTCCTGGCCCATGGCGGGGTGGACGCCGGCGATCGGCGCGATCAGCACGCCGGCCAGCGCCGCAAGGCCGACGCCGATCATCACCACCGCCGTCATGTAGGGCTTCAGCGAGATGCCGAGGGCGCCGACCATGTCGGGGTTCTGCACGCCGGCGCGGACCACCTTGCCGAAGGCGGTGCGGGTCAGCAGCAGCCAGAGACCGAAGACGGCGACGGCCGTGATGCCGAGGGTGATCAGCCGGTAGCGCGAATAGACGAAGTCCCCGAGGAAGACCTGGCCGCGCAGCTCGGGCGGAATGGAGAAGGGGATGGGCGCCGCGCCGTAGATCATGCGCAGGCCCTGCTCGGCGACCATGGCGAGGCCGAAGGTCAGCAACAGGCCGAGGATCGGGTCGGCCGTGTAGAAGCGGCGGAGCAGGTAGCGCTCGACCACCATGCCGATGATGGCGACGATCACCGGCGAGGCGATGAGCGCGCCGCCGAAGCCGATGCGCTCCGACAGGGTGACCGCGAGATAGGCGCCGAGCGCATAGAAGGCCC
This portion of the Phreatobacter oligotrophus genome encodes:
- a CDS encoding branched-chain amino acid ABC transporter ATP-binding protein/permease, with the translated sequence MTPALRNLLAALAALVVLPVFMLSIGLTLTSATDVVIFAIAALALNILVGHTGLVSFGHGAFFGIGAYAAVLAQRHFFPGQMLLPMGFSILFVGVVSALLGLLILRRRGVYFSLLTLAMTAVAYTVSFRWTDLTGGENGLGGVVRPDWGFANLNNGWVFYTVVALIGFLVVLLLQRFHTSPVGTVLVSIRENEVRSRFIGYDTDRYKLIAFTLSATITGFAGVLSAFHHRFTSADPIAIQFSGELLAMVVIGGMRSFMGPALGALFFMLFREYLSLYTASWLLFFGLLFVGFIIFSPTGLVGVAGRLMAPFRKVPETDAAMAARRVEAVGPVPPAFIREGATAAGAPVLAVDDIAKSFGGIKAVRGVSFAVRDRTLHALIGPNGAGKTTAFNLLSGMFPPDRGSVRLDGREVGGLSPQAITQAGVGRSFQITNLFPGLSIEENVRLAIQARHSGRFGLWAEATALPGIKDETATLIRYLGLAGIEQAEAGSLSYGGQRLVDMALALATRPRILLLDEPLAGLAAAERKRVGDIIKTISGDIPVLLVEHDIDRVFQLADHVTVMNDGEVLVDGSVEEARSSERVQAVYLGSGAHAVAAKERASAATQDTLLSLDTVNTFYGKSHILNDVSFTVRSGEIVALLGRNGAGKSTVLKTITGIAQPASGTITLAGETLSGLAPDQAARRGIGYVPQGRGLFAGMSVKDNLMLGRLRRITGAGRHWDEDRVLDFFPRLKERWTTPADFLSGGEQQMVAVARALVGDTRVLLLDEPFEGLSPAITEELFEAFDKLRHDVSIILVDHHLDLALALSDRTVALERGSVTWAGASRELREDQDLRRKVLWL
- a CDS encoding branched-chain amino acid ABC transporter permease, whose product is MPDLIPLLSQILNGLLAGSYYLMIALGLSMIFSLGGIVNLAHGAFYALGAYLAVTLSERIGFGGALIASPVIVAIIGMVVERYLLRRFYTADPILGLLLTFGLAMVAEQGLRMIYGAAPIPFSIPPELRGQVFLGDFVYSRYRLITLGITAVAVFGLWLLLTRTAFGKVVRAGVQNPDMVGALGISLKPYMTAVVMIGVGLAALAGVLIAPIAGVHPAMGQEIITFAFVVVVIGGLGSFWGVVAAAAIVGMTRGVAAHFYPAATEASVYLLMVLVLLMRPRGLFGERIQKFE